A window of Vulpes lagopus strain Blue_001 chromosome 21, ASM1834538v1, whole genome shotgun sequence contains these coding sequences:
- the PRKAG1 gene encoding 5'-AMP-activated protein kinase subunit gamma-1 isoform X1, protein METVTSSDSSSALENEHPQETPESNNSVYTSFMKSHRCYDLIPTSSKLVVFDTSLQVKKAFFALVTNGVRAAPLWDSKKQSFVGMLTITDFINILHRYYKSALVQIYELEEHKIETWREVYLQDSFKPLVCISPNASLFDAVSSLIRNKIHRLPVIDPESGNTLYILTHKRILKFLKLFITEFPKPEFMSKSLEELQIGTYANIAMVRTTTPVYVALGIFVQHRVSALPVVDEKGRVVDIYSKFDVINLAAEKTYNNLDVSVTKALQHRSHYFEGVLKCYLHETLETIINRLVEAEVHRLVVVDENDVVKGIVSLSDILQALVLTGGEKL, encoded by the exons ATGGAGACG GTCACTTCTTCAGATAGCTCCTCAGCTTTGGAAAATGAGCATCCTCAAG AGACCCCAGAATCCAACAATAGTGTGTATACTTCCTTCATGAAGTCTCATCGCTGCTATGACCTGATTCCCACAAGCTCCAAATTGGTTGTATTTGATACTTCCCTGCAG GTGAAGAAAGCTTTCTTTGCTTTGGTGACTAATGGTGTACGAGCTGCCCCTTTGTGGGATAGTAAGAAGCAAAGTTTTGTGG gcatgctgaCCATCACCGATTTCATCAATATCCTGCATCGTTATTATAAATCAGCCTTG GTACAGATCTATGAGCTGGAAGAACACAAAATAGAAACTTGGAGAG AGGTGTACCTACAAGACTCCTTCAAACCACTTGTCTGCATTTCTCCTAATGCCAG CTTGTTTGATGCTGTCTCTTCATTAATCCGAAACAAGATCCACAGGCTGCCAGTTATTGACCCGGAATCGGGCAACACCTTGTACATCCTCACCCACAAGCGCATCCTCAAGTTCCTCAAATTGTTT ATCACTGAGTTCCCCAAGCCAGAGTTCATGTCTAAGTCTCTGGAAGAATTACAGATTGGCACCTATGCCAACATTGCTATGGTCCGAACCACCACTCCTGTCTACGTGGCTCTGGGCATCTTTGTACAACACCGAGTCTCAGCACTGCCAGTAGTAGATGAGAAAG GGCGCGTGGTGGACATCTACTCCAAGTTTGATGTTATC aatCTGGCAGCAGAAAAGACCTACAACAACCTAGATGTGTCTGTGACCAAAGCCCTGCAACATAGATCACATTACTTTGAGGGTGTCCTCAAGTGCTACCTGCATGAGACTCTGGAGACCATCATCAACAGGCTGGTGGAAGCAGAG GTTCACCGACTTGTAGTGGTAGATGAGAATGATGTGGTCAAGGGGATTGTATCACTGTCTGACATCCTGCAGGCCCTGGTGCTCACAGGAGGAGAGAAGCtctga
- the PRKAG1 gene encoding 5'-AMP-activated protein kinase subunit gamma-1 isoform X2, with translation MSILKSLHGRKLLTIPPCAETPESNNSVYTSFMKSHRCYDLIPTSSKLVVFDTSLQVKKAFFALVTNGVRAAPLWDSKKQSFVGMLTITDFINILHRYYKSALVQIYELEEHKIETWREVYLQDSFKPLVCISPNASLFDAVSSLIRNKIHRLPVIDPESGNTLYILTHKRILKFLKLFITEFPKPEFMSKSLEELQIGTYANIAMVRTTTPVYVALGIFVQHRVSALPVVDEKGRVVDIYSKFDVINLAAEKTYNNLDVSVTKALQHRSHYFEGVLKCYLHETLETIINRLVEAEVHRLVVVDENDVVKGIVSLSDILQALVLTGGEKL, from the exons ATGAGCATCCTCAAG TCGTTGCATGGAAGGAAGCTTCTAACTATCCCACCCTGTGCAGAGACCCCAGAATCCAACAATAGTGTGTATACTTCCTTCATGAAGTCTCATCGCTGCTATGACCTGATTCCCACAAGCTCCAAATTGGTTGTATTTGATACTTCCCTGCAG GTGAAGAAAGCTTTCTTTGCTTTGGTGACTAATGGTGTACGAGCTGCCCCTTTGTGGGATAGTAAGAAGCAAAGTTTTGTGG gcatgctgaCCATCACCGATTTCATCAATATCCTGCATCGTTATTATAAATCAGCCTTG GTACAGATCTATGAGCTGGAAGAACACAAAATAGAAACTTGGAGAG AGGTGTACCTACAAGACTCCTTCAAACCACTTGTCTGCATTTCTCCTAATGCCAG CTTGTTTGATGCTGTCTCTTCATTAATCCGAAACAAGATCCACAGGCTGCCAGTTATTGACCCGGAATCGGGCAACACCTTGTACATCCTCACCCACAAGCGCATCCTCAAGTTCCTCAAATTGTTT ATCACTGAGTTCCCCAAGCCAGAGTTCATGTCTAAGTCTCTGGAAGAATTACAGATTGGCACCTATGCCAACATTGCTATGGTCCGAACCACCACTCCTGTCTACGTGGCTCTGGGCATCTTTGTACAACACCGAGTCTCAGCACTGCCAGTAGTAGATGAGAAAG GGCGCGTGGTGGACATCTACTCCAAGTTTGATGTTATC aatCTGGCAGCAGAAAAGACCTACAACAACCTAGATGTGTCTGTGACCAAAGCCCTGCAACATAGATCACATTACTTTGAGGGTGTCCTCAAGTGCTACCTGCATGAGACTCTGGAGACCATCATCAACAGGCTGGTGGAAGCAGAG GTTCACCGACTTGTAGTGGTAGATGAGAATGATGTGGTCAAGGGGATTGTATCACTGTCTGACATCCTGCAGGCCCTGGTGCTCACAGGAGGAGAGAAGCtctga